From Spirochaetaceae bacterium, a single genomic window includes:
- a CDS encoding phytanoyl-CoA dioxygenase family protein: MQEARPVSIKEPSPLANREPRPLTTDEFRFFRYNGFLKLPWRLPAELVEAIKEQAADAIEQAVEPLVRDYRGDVMRLSAIWERGGAIRRALGGPEVAPALQSLLGPDVEYLLNRHNHLTLRRQDDRTAMSIELHRDVGNWSRTICTILFYLEDTNLENGCTQVIPGSHLLPDFAPGLRAENDPWWIASGLLEQRISVPMPAGGMLAIDSMLAHAAGRNRTDGTRMTLTAGYHVVDHHAGAWDPKRVVVCGERTYRGNDMRRRRRAEPERAAP, from the coding sequence ATGCAGGAAGCACGTCCTGTTTCCATCAAGGAACCAAGTCCCCTTGCCAACCGGGAACCACGCCCGCTTACCACCGATGAGTTCCGCTTCTTTCGCTACAACGGATTCCTCAAGCTGCCGTGGCGCCTGCCCGCCGAGTTGGTGGAGGCGATCAAGGAGCAGGCCGCGGACGCCATCGAGCAGGCGGTGGAGCCGCTGGTTCGCGACTATCGCGGCGACGTGATGCGCCTGTCGGCGATTTGGGAACGCGGCGGGGCGATCCGGCGCGCGCTCGGCGGCCCGGAAGTGGCGCCGGCGCTGCAGTCGCTGCTCGGCCCCGACGTGGAGTACCTGCTCAATCGTCACAACCACCTCACCCTGCGGCGCCAGGACGACCGCACGGCGATGTCGATCGAGCTGCACCGGGACGTGGGCAACTGGTCGCGCACCATCTGCACGATCCTGTTCTACCTGGAGGACACCAACCTCGAGAACGGCTGCACGCAGGTCATTCCCGGCAGCCACCTGCTGCCCGATTTCGCACCGGGGCTGAGGGCGGAGAACGACCCGTGGTGGATCGCTTCCGGCCTCCTGGAGCAGCGCATCTCGGTTCCGATGCCGGCCGGCGGCATGCTGGCGATCGACAGCATGCTCGCGCACGCCGCCGGCCGCAACCGCACCGACGGCACCCGCATGACGCTCACCGCCGGCTACCACGTGGTCGATCACCACGCCGGTGCGTGGGATCCCAAGCGTGTGGTGGTGTGCGGCGAACGTACATACCGCGGCAACGACATGCGGCGCCGGCGGCGCGCCGAGCCGGAACGCGCCGCACCGTGA
- a CDS encoding phosphoenolpyruvate hydrolase family protein, translating to MSGIPRQEIVRRLRAQSASGTPVVGCGAGTGISAKLAEAGGADLIIIYNSGRYRMAGRGSLAGMMPYGDANGIVVDMASEVLPVVKDTPVLAGVCGTDPFRLMPVFLRQLKEIGFSGVQNFPTVGLIDGEFRLNLEATGMGYDKEIEAIRLASEIDLFTSPYVFDEQQAKAMAEAGADQLVAHVGLTTSGSIGAAVAFTLDEAIERVLAIAAAGRAVREDLLVICHGGPFDEPENVSEALARMPGIDGFFGASSIERLPTERAITGQVKSFKSAPLAPR from the coding sequence ATGAGCGGTATTCCACGGCAGGAGATCGTACGCCGTTTGCGGGCACAGTCGGCGTCCGGTACGCCGGTGGTGGGATGCGGCGCCGGAACCGGCATCTCCGCCAAGCTGGCCGAGGCGGGCGGCGCGGACCTGATCATCATCTACAACTCGGGCCGCTACCGCATGGCCGGGCGCGGCTCGCTGGCCGGGATGATGCCGTACGGCGACGCCAATGGCATCGTGGTCGACATGGCCTCGGAGGTGCTGCCGGTGGTAAAGGACACGCCGGTGCTGGCCGGGGTGTGCGGCACCGACCCGTTCCGGCTGATGCCGGTGTTCCTGCGCCAGCTCAAGGAGATCGGCTTCTCGGGGGTGCAGAACTTCCCCACCGTGGGGCTGATCGACGGCGAGTTCCGCCTCAACCTGGAGGCGACCGGCATGGGTTACGACAAGGAGATCGAGGCAATCCGGCTGGCGAGCGAGATCGACCTGTTCACCTCGCCCTACGTGTTCGACGAGCAGCAGGCCAAGGCGATGGCCGAAGCCGGCGCCGACCAACTCGTCGCGCACGTCGGCCTGACCACCTCCGGCAGCATCGGGGCGGCGGTGGCCTTCACCCTGGACGAGGCGATCGAGCGCGTGCTGGCGATCGCCGCCGCCGGCCGCGCGGTGCGCGAAGACCTCCTGGTGATCTGCCACGGCGGGCCGTTCGACGAACCGGAGAACGTTTCCGAGGCGCTCGCGCGCATGCCCGGCATCGACGGCTTCTTCGGCGCCTCCTCCATCGAACGGCTGCCTACCGAGCGCGCCATCACCGGCCAGGTCAAGTCGTTCAAGTCGGCGCCGCTCGCACCCCGATAA
- a CDS encoding cupin domain-containing protein has product MERTLYRGGESAAARMEEQWGALRWLASGAIGNAAGLTLGHVSIKARTSNPRHCHRTCEEVLYLLRGTITHTLGDESFTMQAGDTISIPAGVFHNGINDGDEDAEMIVAYDTATRDFVLE; this is encoded by the coding sequence ATGGAGCGAACTCTGTACCGCGGCGGTGAAAGCGCCGCCGCACGCATGGAAGAGCAGTGGGGGGCGCTGCGCTGGCTGGCCAGCGGCGCCATCGGCAACGCGGCGGGGCTGACCCTGGGCCACGTATCGATCAAGGCGCGCACTTCCAACCCGCGCCACTGCCACCGAACCTGCGAGGAGGTGCTGTACCTGCTGCGCGGCACCATCACCCACACCCTCGGCGACGAGTCGTTCACGATGCAGGCGGGCGACACCATCTCGATTCCCGCCGGGGTGTTCCACAACGGCATCAACGACGGTGACGAGGACGCCGAGATGATTGTGGCCTATGACACCGCCACCCGCGACTTCGTCCTGGAGTAG
- a CDS encoding sterol desaturase family protein, which translates to MADTAPAFPRDKRGEWVPEELPKPGPAFSRPWQIKRAINVIFGFEGVLGWQSLVYIGLTVVSWLFLTPDVARMRTLGIGWIAELYLRNAALLLLIAGTLHLRLYVLKAQGDRYKFNARFPQAGNSKFLFGSQTWDNVFWCFVSGVTIWTAFEALSLWAYANGILPWVEFRTNPVYCLLLFPFINLFRQVHFYWTHRLTHWKPYYRAAHYVHHKNVSPGPWSGFSMHPLEHLIYLSGFLLHWILPSHPIHMVYHLLHAGLTPANGHSGFHRVEVRDKPSVKSGDYFHYLHHRYFDCNYGNEGVPLDKWFGSFHDGSPEAHEAMRGRHRRIKLGRKYVPQSGAAATPDLR; encoded by the coding sequence ATGGCTGACACGGCACCTGCGTTTCCACGTGACAAGCGCGGCGAATGGGTACCCGAGGAACTGCCAAAGCCGGGGCCGGCGTTCTCGCGTCCGTGGCAAATCAAGCGGGCCATCAACGTCATATTCGGGTTCGAGGGCGTACTCGGCTGGCAGTCGCTGGTCTACATCGGCCTGACGGTGGTGAGCTGGTTGTTCCTGACCCCGGACGTGGCGCGCATGCGCACCCTCGGGATCGGCTGGATCGCGGAACTCTACCTGCGCAACGCGGCGCTGCTGCTGCTGATCGCCGGGACGCTGCACTTGCGGCTGTACGTGCTCAAGGCGCAGGGCGACCGCTACAAGTTCAACGCCCGCTTCCCGCAAGCCGGCAACAGCAAGTTCCTGTTCGGGAGCCAGACCTGGGACAACGTGTTCTGGTGCTTCGTCAGCGGAGTGACCATCTGGACCGCGTTCGAGGCGCTCAGCCTGTGGGCGTACGCCAACGGCATCCTGCCGTGGGTGGAGTTCCGCACCAACCCGGTGTACTGTCTGCTGCTGTTCCCGTTCATCAACCTGTTCCGGCAGGTACACTTCTACTGGACCCATCGGCTCACCCACTGGAAGCCGTACTACCGGGCGGCTCACTACGTGCATCACAAGAACGTCAGTCCCGGCCCGTGGTCGGGATTCTCGATGCATCCGCTGGAGCACCTGATCTACTTGTCCGGCTTCCTGCTGCACTGGATCCTGCCGTCGCACCCGATCCACATGGTGTATCACCTGCTGCACGCCGGGCTGACGCCCGCCAACGGCCACAGCGGCTTCCACCGCGTCGAGGTAAGGGACAAGCCGAGCGTGAAGAGCGGCGACTACTTCCACTACCTGCACCACCGCTACTTCGACTGCAACTACGGCAACGAAGGTGTGCCGCTGGACAAGTGGTTCGGCAGCTTCCACGACGGCTCGCCGGAGGCGCACGAGGCGATGCGTGGCCGCCACCGCCGCATCAAGCTCGGCCGCAAGTACGTTCCTCAGTCGGGGGCGGCGGCAACCCCCGACTTGCGTTAG